A single window of Sulfitobacter sp. JL08 DNA harbors:
- a CDS encoding LysE family translocator has protein sequence MSLDLWLAFVAASTALLLIPGPTVLLVLSYALSKGRSVAVASAAGVALGDLVAMTASLLGLGALVLTSATLFTVLKWAGAVYLIYLGVRMLRSAPSSGLGTVVTKGDVSARGVFGHAAAVTALNPKSIGFFIAFVPQFLRPDAPLAPQFIILIATFVGLAALNTLAYALLADRLRTTIARPRVITWLTRGGGLALISMGLLTATLRRTTP, from the coding sequence ATGAGCCTTGATCTCTGGCTGGCCTTTGTCGCCGCCTCGACCGCGCTGTTGCTGATCCCAGGACCAACGGTTCTTCTGGTGCTCAGCTATGCGCTGTCCAAGGGGCGCAGCGTGGCTGTTGCATCTGCCGCCGGTGTCGCACTGGGTGATCTGGTGGCGATGACCGCGTCGCTTCTGGGTCTGGGCGCGCTGGTGCTGACCTCGGCCACGCTATTCACGGTGCTGAAATGGGCCGGTGCCGTCTATCTGATCTATCTGGGTGTCAGAATGCTGCGCTCTGCGCCCTCAAGCGGGCTGGGCACGGTCGTGACAAAAGGCGATGTCAGTGCGCGCGGCGTGTTTGGCCATGCGGCGGCGGTGACAGCGCTGAACCCGAAATCCATCGGCTTCTTCATTGCCTTCGTGCCGCAGTTCCTGCGCCCGGATGCACCGCTGGCGCCGCAGTTCATTATCCTGATCGCAACCTTTGTCGGCCTTGCGGCACTCAATACGCTGGCCTATGCGCTGCTGGCCGACCGGCTGCGCACCACCATTGCACGGCCCCGCGTGATCACGTGGCTGACGCGCGGTGGCGGGCTTGCCCTGATCTCGATGGGTCTACTGACCGCAACCCTGCGCCGCACAACCCCTTAA
- a CDS encoding FAD-binding oxidoreductase, with protein sequence MSLAPATDLFRDHLRSLLPQDVFRDSAAHYLEEPRGQFEGQAGLVLCPDNTEQVATIIREAGAARVGVIPYGGGTGVVGGQVLPDGPAPVILSLERMNRVRGLYPLENVLIVEAGVILADVQAAAEAADRLFPLSLAAEGSARIGGNLATNAGGVNVLRYGNTRDLCLGIEAVLPDGSIWNGLSRLRKDNTGYDLRNLLIGSEGTLGVITAAALKLSPRPAGTGTAMMVVPSPEAAIELLALARAQMGEGVSAFELIHRQGLEFLSETLPDLRQPFADPPEWSVLIEVGLAQGLDPAQALETLFESAAEAGAVVDGTIAQSEGQRRALWSVREHIPEANRRIGAIVSSDISVPIGAIPDFIRAGAGRIAAIGSFRINSFGHLGDGNLHYNVFPMPGKTKHDHQNQRDAIKQAIHDLVQEMDGSFSAEHGIGRLKVDDLERYGDPVKLATMRAIKATLDPVGIMNPGAVLRAR encoded by the coding sequence ATGAGCCTTGCCCCCGCCACAGACCTGTTTCGTGATCATCTGCGCAGCCTTCTGCCGCAGGATGTGTTTCGCGATTCTGCGGCGCATTATCTGGAAGAACCGCGCGGCCAGTTCGAAGGGCAGGCAGGGCTTGTGCTGTGTCCGGACAATACCGAACAGGTGGCCACAATCATCCGCGAGGCCGGTGCCGCCCGTGTTGGCGTGATCCCCTATGGTGGTGGCACAGGCGTGGTCGGCGGGCAGGTGTTGCCTGACGGGCCTGCGCCGGTGATCCTGTCGCTGGAGCGGATGAACCGGGTGCGCGGGCTGTACCCGCTGGAAAACGTGCTGATCGTCGAGGCGGGTGTCATTCTGGCCGATGTGCAGGCCGCGGCCGAAGCCGCGGACCGGCTGTTTCCGCTGTCGCTGGCGGCCGAAGGATCGGCGCGGATCGGGGGCAATCTGGCCACCAATGCCGGTGGCGTGAACGTGCTGCGCTATGGCAATACCCGCGATTTGTGCCTCGGGATCGAGGCGGTGTTGCCCGACGGGTCGATCTGGAACGGGCTGTCACGCCTGCGCAAGGACAATACCGGGTATGATCTGCGCAACCTGCTGATCGGATCCGAAGGCACATTGGGCGTGATCACCGCCGCCGCGCTGAAACTTTCCCCGCGCCCTGCCGGAACCGGCACCGCGATGATGGTCGTCCCGTCGCCCGAAGCGGCGATAGAACTGCTGGCGCTGGCGCGCGCGCAAATGGGCGAAGGGGTCAGCGCCTTTGAACTGATCCATCGTCAGGGCCTTGAATTCCTGAGCGAAACACTGCCCGATCTGCGCCAGCCTTTTGCCGACCCGCCCGAATGGAGCGTTCTGATCGAGGTCGGTCTGGCGCAGGGGCTGGATCCGGCACAGGCGCTGGAAACCCTGTTCGAAAGCGCGGCGGAAGCCGGCGCTGTCGTGGATGGCACCATTGCCCAATCCGAAGGGCAGCGCCGCGCGCTCTGGTCCGTGCGCGAACACATCCCCGAAGCCAACCGCCGCATCGGTGCGATCGTCAGTTCCGATATTTCCGTGCCCATCGGCGCGATCCCCGATTTCATTCGCGCAGGCGCCGGCCGGATTGCCGCGATCGGCAGTTTCCGGATCAACAGTTTTGGCCATCTGGGGGATGGCAACCTGCACTACAATGTGTTTCCGATGCCTGGAAAAACCAAACATGATCACCAGAACCAGCGCGATGCGATCAAACAGGCGATCCATGATCTGGTGCAGGAAATGGACGGATCGTTCAGCGCCGAACACGGGATCGGACGACTGAAGGTCGACGATCTGGAACGCTATGGCGATCCGGTCAAACTTGCCACGATGCGCGCGATCAAGGCCACACTGGACCCCGTCGGCATCATGAACCCCGGCGCGGTGTTGCGCGCCCGTTAA
- a CDS encoding adenine phosphoribosyltransferase codes for MKTVQDYIRTIVDFPHEGILFRDVTTLFADPRGFRMAVDQMLHPYAGLRIDKVVGLEARGFILGGAIAHQLSVGFVPVRKKGKLPGPVISEEYTLEYGEAVVEIHDDAIQPGETVLIVDDLLATGGTAEAGIKLIERLGGKILSCAFVIDLPDLGGRKRLEALGMDVHALCAFEGV; via the coding sequence ATGAAAACCGTTCAGGACTATATCCGCACCATCGTCGATTTCCCCCATGAAGGCATCCTGTTTCGCGATGTCACCACGCTGTTTGCCGATCCGCGCGGCTTTCGCATGGCGGTGGACCAGATGCTGCACCCCTATGCCGGATTGCGCATCGACAAGGTCGTCGGGCTGGAAGCGCGCGGCTTTATCCTTGGCGGCGCCATCGCCCACCAGCTAAGCGTCGGGTTCGTGCCAGTGCGCAAGAAAGGCAAACTGCCCGGCCCGGTGATCAGCGAGGAATATACCCTGGAATACGGCGAGGCGGTTGTTGAAATCCACGATGATGCGATCCAGCCCGGCGAAACCGTTCTGATTGTCGACGATCTGCTTGCAACCGGCGGCACAGCCGAGGCCGGGATCAAACTGATCGAACGGCTGGGCGGCAAGATCCTCAGCTGTGCCTTTGTAATCGACCTGCCCGATCTGGGCGGGCGCAAACGGCTTGAGGCACTGGGCATGGATGTGCACGCACTCTGCGCCTTTGAGGGTGTGTAA
- a CDS encoding GNAT family N-acetyltransferase, which yields MLLAKRKLKIETERMTLRPPTHSDFRAWTSLRRESEDFLTRWEPSWAQDHLSRKGFTNRVYWAQRSVNNGSAVPLFLIRRSDQVLLGAITLDNIRRGPAQAGTLGYWTGQPFIRQGYMREAILAVVHHAFNRLDLSRIEAACLPENVASRGLLERSGFKYEGVAQSYLQIDGRWRTHVLYACLRSDRRGKTEAG from the coding sequence ATGCTGCTGGCCAAGCGCAAGCTGAAGATCGAAACCGAGCGTATGACGCTGCGCCCGCCGACCCATTCGGATTTTCGCGCATGGACCAGTCTGCGCCGCGAAAGCGAGGATTTCCTGACCAGATGGGAGCCAAGCTGGGCGCAGGATCATCTGTCGCGCAAGGGCTTCACCAATCGCGTCTATTGGGCACAACGCTCTGTCAACAACGGTTCGGCTGTGCCGCTGTTCCTGATCCGCCGGTCCGATCAGGTTCTGCTGGGCGCGATCACCCTTGATAACATCCGCCGTGGCCCCGCGCAGGCGGGCACGTTGGGATATTGGACAGGCCAGCCCTTTATCCGTCAGGGATACATGCGCGAGGCGATTCTGGCCGTTGTGCATCACGCATTCAACCGACTGGACCTCAGCCGCATCGAAGCCGCCTGCCTGCCTGAAAACGTCGCCTCGCGCGGGTTGCTGGAACGGTCAGGCTTCAAATATGAAGGCGTGGCGCAATCCTATCTGCAGATCGATGGCCGCTGGCGCACCCACGTGCTTTATGCATGCCTGCGCAGCGACCGGCGCGGCAAGACCGAAGCGGGCTAA
- a CDS encoding MBL fold metallo-hydrolase, with protein MLRLILLFVLIATASNAQDRRPSHCIAIAQADPQIEYLHQASYRAPVPDFSVRLQYIAHASFLIQTQGGLNAVTDFTGFVGNVPLIPDVVTMNHAHDTHWTAYPDPAIPHVLEGWGPFGEGIDHHLDLGEMLVRNVSTDIRSQFGGREDNGNSIFVFEVAGLCIGHLGHLHHEPNDAQYAALGRLDVVMAPVDGGYTLDLPTMTRVLKRLKSSVVVPMHWFSTYALDAFLVGMADEFAIERRDSSALTVSLRDLPNRPTIIVLQPEWLRDTE; from the coding sequence TTGCTTCGGTTGATCCTGCTTTTTGTGCTGATTGCAACGGCGTCCAACGCACAGGACCGCCGGCCAAGCCACTGTATTGCCATTGCGCAAGCCGATCCGCAGATCGAATACCTCCACCAAGCCAGCTACCGCGCGCCGGTGCCGGATTTTTCGGTTCGCCTGCAATACATCGCCCATGCCAGTTTTCTGATCCAGACCCAAGGCGGGCTGAACGCCGTGACCGATTTTACCGGATTTGTCGGCAATGTGCCCCTGATCCCCGACGTGGTCACGATGAACCATGCCCATGATACGCACTGGACGGCCTATCCCGATCCGGCGATTCCCCATGTTCTGGAAGGGTGGGGGCCGTTCGGTGAAGGCATCGACCATCATCTTGATCTGGGCGAGATGCTGGTGCGCAACGTATCCACCGATATCCGGTCGCAATTCGGCGGGCGCGAAGATAACGGAAATTCGATTTTCGTGTTCGAGGTGGCGGGCCTGTGCATCGGCCATCTGGGCCATCTGCATCACGAACCCAATGATGCGCAATATGCTGCGCTGGGGCGTCTGGATGTGGTGATGGCACCGGTCGATGGCGGTTATACGCTGGATTTGCCGACGATGACGCGGGTGCTGAAACGGTTGAAATCATCTGTCGTTGTTCCGATGCACTGGTTCAGCACCTATGCGCTGGATGCGTTTCTGGTGGGCATGGCAGACGAATTCGCGATCGAACGGCGCGACAGTTCCGCGCTGACGGTTTCGCTGCGCGATCTGCCGAACCGTCCGACGATCATCGTGTTGCAGCCCGAATGGCTGCGTGACACCGAATAG
- a CDS encoding M16 family metallopeptidase, which yields MTVQQHTLANGFRIVTENMPGLQSSSIGIWVTAGGRHERVEQNGIAHFLEHMAFKGTKRRSALQIAEAIEDVGGYINAYTSREVTAYYARVLENDVPLALDVIADIVLNPVFEPGEIEIERGVILQEIGQALDTPDDVIFDWLQEKAYPGQPIGRTILGPSERVSAFTREDLAGFVGEHYGPNQMILSAAGAVDHDALVREAEILFGHLTPTPSFDISPAAFSGGEVRRTKDLEQAHFALAFESPGYRDDAIYVAQIYASVLGGGMSSRLFQEVREHRGLCYSIFAQAGAYADTGMTTIYAGTSAGQIGELAEITVDEMKRAADDMSPAEVARARAQMKAGMLMGLESPSNRAERLARMIQIWDRVPDLDEVVQRIDAVTTGDVRDFAGHMATAARAAMALYGPVQKAPDLEKLQGRRAA from the coding sequence TTGACAGTACAACAACACACTCTGGCGAACGGGTTTCGCATCGTCACCGAAAACATGCCGGGCCTGCAGTCGTCCTCGATCGGGATCTGGGTCACGGCAGGTGGACGCCACGAACGGGTTGAACAGAACGGCATCGCGCATTTTCTTGAACACATGGCGTTCAAGGGCACAAAGCGGCGCAGTGCCTTGCAGATCGCCGAAGCCATTGAAGACGTGGGCGGGTACATCAATGCCTATACCAGCCGCGAAGTCACCGCCTACTACGCCCGGGTTCTGGAAAACGATGTGCCCTTGGCGCTGGATGTGATCGCCGATATCGTTCTGAACCCGGTATTCGAACCGGGAGAGATCGAAATAGAACGCGGTGTGATCCTGCAGGAAATCGGCCAGGCACTGGATACGCCGGATGATGTGATCTTTGACTGGTTGCAGGAAAAGGCCTATCCGGGTCAGCCGATCGGGCGCACCATTCTGGGCCCGTCCGAACGTGTCAGCGCATTCACCCGCGAGGATCTGGCCGGCTTTGTCGGCGAACATTACGGGCCCAACCAGATGATCCTGTCAGCAGCGGGGGCCGTGGATCATGATGCCCTCGTGCGCGAGGCCGAAATCCTGTTCGGGCACCTGACGCCAACGCCATCCTTTGATATTTCGCCCGCCGCCTTTTCCGGAGGCGAGGTGCGCCGTACCAAGGATCTGGAACAGGCCCATTTTGCGCTGGCCTTTGAAAGCCCGGGCTATCGTGATGACGCAATCTATGTGGCGCAGATCTATGCCAGCGTTCTGGGTGGCGGCATGTCTTCGCGCCTGTTTCAGGAAGTGCGCGAACATCGCGGTCTGTGCTATTCGATCTTTGCGCAGGCCGGGGCCTATGCCGATACCGGCATGACCACGATCTATGCCGGCACCAGTGCCGGTCAGATCGGTGAACTGGCCGAAATCACTGTGGATGAAATGAAACGCGCCGCCGACGACATGAGCCCGGCCGAAGTGGCCCGCGCCCGCGCCCAGATGAAGGCCGGTATGCTGATGGGGCTGGAAAGCCCCTCAAACCGCGCCGAACGTCTGGCCCGCATGATCCAGATCTGGGATCGCGTGCCTGATCTGGACGAAGTCGTGCAGCGCATTGACGCGGTGACAACCGGGGATGTGCGCGATTTTGCAGGCCACATGGCCACCGCCGCCCGCGCAGCCATGGCGCTTTACGGTCCGGTGCAGAAAGCCCCCGATCTGGAAAAACTGCAGGGACGGCGCGCTGCCTGA